Proteins encoded by one window of Porphyromonas vaginalis:
- a CDS encoding TetR/AcrR family transcriptional regulator, with product MNSPTPDIQQRIKETALRLFSRHGYIGTSMRMVAKEAYASLGSIYYYYEDKEALFRSLVEPAIKGLEAFYALPPEDQDMEMDMLDPEERKRRGYSKAPFYQYIINHAEALRLVFFASAGSYLDQYEDRLNQLSNEATIRYFERYRELHPDWKAEVDPSFIDIYSAFITATIKTILQRSDTSPEELARFCRCHEKFSFGGWRALLGV from the coding sequence ATGAATAGTCCGACACCAGATATACAGCAGCGTATCAAGGAGACGGCCTTACGGCTCTTCTCTCGGCATGGCTACATAGGCACCTCGATGCGTATGGTTGCCAAGGAGGCTTACGCCTCGCTGGGCAGTATATACTACTATTATGAGGACAAGGAGGCACTCTTTCGCTCGCTCGTAGAGCCTGCGATCAAGGGGCTAGAGGCATTTTACGCCTTACCGCCTGAGGATCAGGACATGGAGATGGATATGCTGGACCCCGAGGAGCGTAAGCGGAGGGGCTACTCGAAGGCACCCTTCTACCAGTACATCATTAACCATGCGGAGGCTCTGCGACTGGTCTTCTTCGCCAGTGCAGGCTCCTATCTGGATCAGTACGAGGATCGACTCAATCAGCTGAGCAACGAGGCGACCATCCGCTACTTCGAGCGGTATCGAGAGCTGCATCCCGACTGGAAAGCCGAGGTCGATCCTTCCTTCATCGATATTTACTCAGCCTTTATCACGGCAACCATCAAAACTATACTACAGCGGTCCGACACCAGTCCAGAGGAGCTGGCACGGTTCTGTCGGTGCCACGAGAAGTTTAGCTTCGGCGGTTGGCGAGCACTCTTAGGGGTCTAG
- a CDS encoding TonB-dependent receptor, with translation MRRYRLLLLIMLLSLSAAVAQEYHYRGNVLDDATGEPLIGANVYAEPKGAGAVTDAEGHWELTSKQRVKRLVVSYVGYKSKRITSPRQDGKPISVRLEVDETTLSSVVVVAKRQERALRESAMPISVISMRQLQGTASSIDEVLSRTTGVTLRNTGGLGSASRISLRGLEGKRMGIYIDETPFGEMSDFISINDIPTDMIERVEVYKGIVPYKFGGSAMGGAVNVVIKEYPPKYFDASYEVGSYNSHMLSTVFKRTLEDAGVQLGVGGTLAYSDNNYKMELPQYKDRIVRRDHDQFRKAILGGSLKATKWWFDEIKLECAGTYIRREIQGFEWDVREAFTLSKGLALESTFKRADFFLPGLDLDASVGVVFGQNGLTDKAAHRYDWDGKEYPAGSSYGGELSSIPADGVNRTINLVDKLNLNYTLDRHQAFNLNLCHTYAYRNPTDTLMDRALGYKANFKSRMNSLTAGASYDLTLFEDKLQNAFTAKYYNYRSRSKIIGTISLGDLKDVETNRHFFGWSEAIRYRFTPDFLIKASYADEVRIPTSEELLGNGYSISASTDLRPEHSRGGNIGLVYRNLSPTSMRLIEAEINAFGSYITDMIRFMPGIIPSMSCYQNFGSIRTWGVEGEVKWDALPWLYLYGNATYQDLRDTRRLIPSTNVANPTYLKRMPNIPYFLANAGLELHKENLFGGEGYNSRLMLDASYVHQYYYDFEVSQYQERKIPTALRLDLGLEQSLRNNQWTITFKVKNLTNQRQMSELNRPLPGINFSVKLRYLFR, from the coding sequence ATGAGACGATACAGACTACTATTACTAATCATGCTACTCTCCCTCAGCGCAGCAGTAGCTCAGGAGTACCACTACCGTGGCAACGTACTTGATGATGCGACGGGCGAACCCCTCATCGGTGCCAATGTCTATGCCGAGCCAAAAGGTGCTGGAGCCGTCACCGATGCCGAGGGGCACTGGGAGCTCACCTCCAAGCAGCGAGTCAAGAGACTCGTCGTGAGCTATGTGGGCTACAAGAGCAAGCGCATCACATCTCCACGGCAAGATGGCAAGCCGATCAGCGTGAGACTAGAGGTCGATGAGACGACGCTAAGCAGTGTCGTCGTCGTTGCCAAGCGTCAGGAGCGCGCGCTGCGTGAGTCCGCTATGCCTATCTCAGTCATCTCGATGCGACAGCTACAAGGCACCGCCTCCTCGATAGACGAGGTGCTGTCTCGCACTACGGGTGTGACGCTACGCAATACGGGTGGACTAGGGAGTGCCTCGCGCATCTCGCTACGTGGACTAGAGGGCAAGCGAATGGGCATCTACATTGACGAGACACCCTTTGGCGAGATGAGCGACTTCATCTCGATCAATGATATCCCGACCGATATGATCGAGCGGGTGGAGGTCTACAAGGGGATCGTACCCTACAAGTTTGGTGGCTCAGCTATGGGCGGAGCGGTGAATGTAGTGATCAAGGAGTACCCGCCGAAGTACTTTGACGCTTCGTATGAGGTGGGATCGTACAATTCGCACATGCTCTCGACAGTCTTCAAGCGCACACTAGAGGATGCGGGCGTGCAGCTAGGAGTTGGCGGTACGCTCGCCTACTCGGACAACAACTACAAGATGGAGCTGCCACAATACAAGGATCGGATCGTGAGGCGCGACCACGATCAGTTTCGGAAAGCGATCCTAGGCGGTAGCCTCAAGGCGACGAAGTGGTGGTTTGACGAGATCAAGCTAGAGTGCGCTGGGACCTACATTCGCAGAGAGATACAGGGCTTCGAGTGGGACGTACGAGAAGCTTTTACCCTCTCCAAGGGCTTGGCTCTGGAGAGTACCTTCAAGCGTGCGGACTTCTTCCTCCCAGGGCTCGATCTAGACGCATCGGTCGGGGTGGTCTTCGGGCAGAATGGACTGACCGACAAGGCTGCGCATCGCTACGACTGGGATGGCAAGGAGTACCCCGCAGGCTCCTCTTATGGAGGCGAGCTATCGAGCATACCTGCCGATGGGGTCAATCGGACGATCAACCTGGTGGACAAGCTTAACCTGAACTATACGCTAGACCGCCATCAGGCTTTCAATCTAAACCTGTGCCACACTTACGCTTATCGCAATCCTACGGACACGCTTATGGATCGAGCTTTGGGCTATAAGGCGAACTTCAAGAGCCGTATGAACAGCCTCACGGCGGGAGCCTCCTATGACCTCACGCTCTTTGAGGATAAGCTCCAGAATGCCTTCACCGCAAAGTACTACAACTACCGCTCTCGCTCTAAGATCATCGGGACGATCAGTCTGGGCGACCTCAAGGATGTGGAGACTAACCGACACTTCTTCGGCTGGAGCGAAGCTATCCGCTACCGCTTCACGCCAGACTTCCTGATCAAGGCTTCCTATGCGGACGAGGTGCGCATACCTACGAGTGAGGAGCTGCTAGGCAATGGTTACTCGATCAGTGCCTCGACGGACCTTCGTCCCGAGCATAGCCGTGGAGGTAACATTGGCTTAGTCTATCGCAACCTCTCGCCCACATCAATGCGGTTGATCGAGGCTGAGATCAATGCTTTCGGCTCTTACATCACCGATATGATCCGCTTTATGCCAGGAATTATTCCCTCCATGAGTTGCTATCAGAACTTCGGGAGCATCCGCACGTGGGGCGTAGAGGGCGAGGTGAAATGGGATGCCCTCCCCTGGCTCTACCTCTATGGCAATGCAACTTACCAAGACCTCAGAGACACGCGCCGACTGATCCCCTCGACGAATGTCGCTAACCCGACTTACCTCAAGCGTATGCCCAACATCCCCTACTTCCTGGCCAATGCGGGCTTGGAGCTACACAAGGAGAATCTCTTCGGCGGGGAGGGCTACAACAGCCGTCTGATGCTCGACGCCTCCTATGTGCATCAGTACTACTACGACTTTGAGGTGAGCCAGTACCAAGAGCGCAAGATACCGACTGCACTGCGCCTAGACTTAGGACTAGAGCAGAGCCTGCGCAATAATCAGTGGACGATTACCTTCAAGGTCAAGAACCTGACCAACCAGCGTCAGATGTCGGAGCTAAACCGTCCGTTACCAGGCATTAACTTCTCGGTAAAGTTGCGCTACCTCTTCAGATGA
- the queA gene encoding tRNA preQ1(34) S-adenosylmethionine ribosyltransferase-isomerase QueA, giving the protein MRHKAKLSHFDYKLPEELIAQYPTTFRDQSRMMVLHRTDGSIEHKNFVDILDYFGEKDTFVFNDTKVFPARLYGLKEKNQAKIEVFLLRELNESLRLWDVLVDPARKIRIGNKLEFGEEGGAPVLVAEVIDNTISRGRILRFLYDGSHEDFLKDLYSLGEAPLPAEIKRPAEPSDLERYQSVFAKHIGAVCAPAASLHFSDIILHKLRLQGCNLAFLTLHHNLSSYQEIEVEAISKYKVENEEMYIPIECCDIVNQARDDNAQIVAVGATVMRALETGVSTDGYLKEFSGWTNEFIYPPYHIHLPTAMLTNFNAPKSINLMCAATMGGEKNVMNAMNVAVKEKYRFGCYGDALLIMD; this is encoded by the coding sequence ATGCGACATAAAGCGAAGCTTTCACACTTTGATTACAAGCTCCCCGAGGAGCTTATTGCTCAGTACCCGACCACCTTCAGAGATCAGTCTCGTATGATGGTACTACACCGCACAGACGGCTCTATCGAGCATAAGAACTTTGTGGACATACTCGACTACTTTGGAGAGAAAGACACCTTTGTCTTCAACGATACGAAGGTTTTCCCCGCCAGGCTCTATGGTCTGAAGGAGAAGAACCAGGCGAAGATCGAGGTCTTCCTCCTGCGTGAGCTCAACGAGTCCCTGCGTCTATGGGATGTCCTCGTAGATCCAGCTCGCAAGATCCGCATCGGCAACAAGCTCGAGTTCGGCGAGGAGGGCGGAGCTCCCGTGCTGGTCGCTGAGGTTATTGACAATACCATCTCGCGCGGTCGTATCCTACGCTTCCTCTACGACGGCTCTCACGAAGACTTCCTCAAGGATCTGTACAGTCTAGGCGAAGCACCGCTACCCGCGGAGATCAAGCGACCCGCTGAGCCAAGCGACCTAGAGCGTTATCAGAGTGTTTTTGCGAAGCATATCGGCGCCGTCTGCGCTCCCGCTGCGAGCCTGCACTTCAGCGACATTATCCTGCACAAGCTACGTCTGCAGGGCTGCAACCTTGCTTTCCTCACACTGCACCACAACCTCTCTAGCTATCAGGAGATTGAGGTAGAGGCGATCAGCAAGTATAAGGTGGAGAACGAAGAGATGTACATCCCCATCGAGTGCTGCGACATCGTCAACCAAGCGCGCGACGACAATGCGCAGATAGTGGCTGTCGGAGCTACCGTCATGCGAGCCCTCGAGACAGGCGTCAGCACGGACGGCTACCTCAAGGAGTTCAGTGGCTGGACCAATGAGTTTATCTATCCGCCTTACCACATTCACCTACCAACCGCTATGCTGACCAACTTCAATGCGCCAAAGAGCATCAACCTCATGTGCGCTGCCACCATGGGTGGTGAGAAGAATGTGATGAATGCGATGAATGTAGCGGTCAAGGAGAAGTACCGCTTCGGTTGCTACGGGGATGCGCTCCTCATTATGGACTAA
- a CDS encoding class I SAM-dependent methyltransferase, with the protein MAKAQHNAYIKQMHRYDALMTGRSWWGHLFMNGLWQVDQLQMAAEVLAMIPDDFAGRLLDVPVGTAVFTCDKYKQLAKAQITALDYSEKMLEMAAHRFEVEGVTHVSLVQGDVGAMPFADGEFDYLLTMSGLQAFPDKERALREMHRVLKPGGRLCGCFYVRGEHRVGDWIARHILERKGYFCPPHYTATEAMALLRELFGERISVRQYHAMLICSVVKDK; encoded by the coding sequence ATGGCTAAGGCTCAGCATAACGCATATATCAAGCAGATGCACCGCTACGATGCACTCATGACGGGACGCTCCTGGTGGGGGCATCTCTTTATGAATGGGCTCTGGCAGGTGGATCAGCTACAGATGGCGGCAGAGGTCTTGGCTATGATCCCCGATGACTTTGCGGGGCGACTACTAGATGTGCCGGTGGGGACTGCGGTCTTCACCTGCGACAAGTACAAGCAGCTTGCCAAGGCTCAGATCACTGCGCTGGACTACTCCGAGAAGATGCTCGAGATGGCCGCCCACCGCTTTGAGGTGGAGGGGGTGACCCATGTATCGCTCGTGCAGGGCGATGTGGGGGCGATGCCCTTTGCCGATGGGGAGTTTGACTATCTACTCACGATGAGTGGTTTGCAGGCCTTCCCCGACAAGGAGCGAGCCCTCCGTGAGATGCACCGTGTACTAAAGCCGGGAGGGCGACTGTGTGGATGCTTTTACGTGCGTGGGGAGCACCGCGTGGGCGACTGGATAGCTCGCCATATATTGGAGCGCAAGGGGTACTTCTGCCCGCCACACTATACAGCGACAGAGGCGATGGCACTTCTTCGGGAACTCTTTGGGGAGCGTATCTCCGTACGTCAGTACCACGCTATGCTCATCTGCTCAGTAGTCAAAGATAAGTAA
- a CDS encoding Na/Pi cotransporter family protein has protein sequence MAFTLFDFIYLLGSLGLFLFGMKIMSEGIQKAAGDRMRQILAAMTSRRVLGLLTGVLVTALVQSSSATTLMVVSFVNAGLLQLGQAISVIMGANIGTTVTAWVITLFGFKIDISTFAIPLFAISIPLIYTKREQLNFLVGFSLLFLGLQFLKDSMPDLQSHPEALEFLRGYTDMGFASILIFLLIGTIMTLLVQSSSATVAITLIMCSKGWIPFEIATAMILGENIGTTITANLAALGANVNAKRAALSHLLFNVFGVLLVLIFFYPFTNMIANWLMNMGIGDPRELYEYTSRLSQVYDPASMSAISSTETLADPSLAAIQAQIGSLAAVVSVGLALFHTTFNMLNAFVMIWFVPVYVKICQRAIPMKKSKKGDTEQTHLRYIRAGILPTGEIGLLQVQQELAEYASRVSQMMSYCEGMLKTDNPVELKKLYNKCEQEEDISDAVEVEIADYLNKISHTELGKESQSDILVYYRVATEIESVADAAVGIAREINRYHQLGKSYTDMVRNNLLQIHSIATETALKMAELLRRNKLSESDARESYTLEKQLNDLRTLLKAQNMENVRTQKYDYPESVSYMDLVGYYEQLGDYVLNVVQAATKG, from the coding sequence ATGGCATTTACTCTGTTTGACTTTATCTATCTGCTGGGATCGCTAGGACTCTTCCTCTTTGGTATGAAGATCATGAGCGAGGGCATCCAAAAGGCAGCAGGCGATAGGATGCGTCAGATCCTCGCAGCGATGACCTCTCGTCGCGTCCTAGGGTTACTCACGGGAGTCTTGGTGACCGCCTTGGTGCAGTCCTCTAGTGCTACGACTCTGATGGTCGTCAGCTTCGTCAATGCGGGACTCCTCCAGCTAGGACAGGCGATATCGGTCATTATGGGCGCTAACATTGGTACGACCGTCACCGCTTGGGTCATCACCCTCTTCGGCTTTAAGATAGATATATCGACCTTTGCCATACCGCTCTTCGCCATTTCCATACCGCTTATCTATACGAAGCGGGAGCAGCTCAACTTCCTCGTAGGCTTCTCGCTCCTCTTCCTCGGATTGCAGTTTCTCAAGGACTCGATGCCAGATCTCCAGAGTCATCCCGAGGCACTCGAGTTTCTCCGTGGGTATACCGATATGGGCTTTGCCTCTATCCTGATCTTCCTCCTGATCGGTACCATTATGACGCTGCTGGTCCAGTCCTCCAGTGCGACGGTAGCGATCACACTCATCATGTGTTCGAAAGGGTGGATACCCTTTGAGATCGCCACGGCGATGATCCTGGGCGAAAACATCGGAACGACCATCACCGCCAATCTGGCAGCCCTCGGAGCTAATGTCAATGCTAAGCGCGCGGCACTCTCTCACCTGCTATTCAACGTCTTCGGTGTGCTACTCGTCTTGATCTTCTTCTACCCCTTTACCAATATGATCGCCAACTGGCTGATGAATATGGGCATAGGTGATCCACGAGAGCTATACGAGTACACCTCTCGCCTCAGTCAGGTATACGATCCCGCTAGTATGAGTGCTATCTCCTCGACAGAGACACTCGCCGATCCCTCGCTAGCTGCGATACAGGCTCAGATAGGTTCGCTAGCAGCGGTTGTCTCAGTAGGACTCGCACTCTTCCACACCACCTTCAACATGCTGAACGCCTTTGTCATGATCTGGTTCGTACCTGTCTATGTCAAGATTTGCCAGCGAGCCATACCGATGAAGAAGTCTAAGAAGGGTGACACAGAGCAGACACACCTACGTTACATACGTGCCGGTATCCTACCAACGGGTGAGATCGGTCTGCTACAAGTGCAGCAAGAGCTAGCCGAGTACGCCAGCCGAGTATCGCAGATGATGTCTTACTGTGAGGGGATGCTCAAGACGGACAATCCTGTCGAGCTCAAGAAGCTCTACAACAAGTGCGAGCAGGAGGAGGACATATCCGATGCCGTAGAGGTCGAGATAGCTGACTACCTCAATAAGATCTCTCACACCGAGCTGGGTAAGGAGTCGCAGAGCGATATACTCGTCTACTACCGCGTAGCGACCGAGATAGAGAGTGTCGCCGATGCAGCTGTGGGCATAGCGCGTGAGATCAATCGTTACCACCAGCTCGGCAAGAGCTACACCGATATGGTGCGCAATAACCTCCTGCAGATCCACTCGATCGCCACAGAGACGGCTCTCAAGATGGCCGAGCTACTGCGACGCAACAAGCTCTCGGAGTCGGACGCTCGTGAGAGCTACACCCTAGAGAAGCAACTAAATGACTTGCGTACCTTGCTAAAAGCGCAGAACATGGAAAACGTCCGTACGCAGAAGTACGACTACCCCGAGTCCGTAAGCTATATGGACCTTGTTGGCTACTACGAGCAGCTGGGTGACTACGTGCTCAACGTCGTACAGGCAGCCACCAAGGGGTAG
- the mnmE gene encoding tRNA uridine-5-carboxymethylaminomethyl(34) synthesis GTPase MnmE: MIHDLSETICAPATALGGGLAVIRISGSLAPQIAETLLGKRLAPREATTAGLRIDGQLIDLVVATFFAAPHSYTGEEVVEFSCHASPFIVRTILEWIAQQERCRMADPGEFTRRALAHGKLDLAEAEAVADLIAATTATQHKMAMEQHTGRLSHLLNELRATLLRFAGLLELELDFSEEDVAFADRSTLVETLATIQHQLRLLTQSFSTGQELQQGIPTAIIGAPNVGKSSLLNALLQHERAIVSDIPGTTRDTVEGRLTIRGTLFRLIDTAGLRQTTDLVEQLGIERSYQQISSARLILWVIAPPLPTWDELETQLGEILPLTSPDSTLMILLNKRDLLTESEVTDWLNHYSDQLQRITDKRHTTPPLAISARAAEGIEALEELMVTTAQPLHSDEETVILYNLRHYEALTRASHALELVSEGLHNGLTSDLITPYLREAIEEIGLVTGASITSDEVLGYIFSHFCIGK; encoded by the coding sequence ATGATACATGATCTGAGCGAAACGATCTGCGCGCCGGCCACTGCACTAGGCGGAGGGCTTGCCGTCATACGTATCTCGGGAAGCTTAGCCCCGCAGATCGCCGAGACGCTTCTTGGCAAAAGGCTCGCGCCTCGTGAAGCCACGACCGCTGGACTGCGAATTGACGGACAACTCATAGACCTCGTCGTAGCCACCTTCTTTGCCGCCCCACACTCCTACACTGGCGAAGAGGTCGTCGAGTTCTCCTGTCACGCCTCTCCCTTCATCGTACGCACCATACTGGAGTGGATCGCTCAGCAAGAGAGGTGCCGTATGGCCGATCCTGGCGAATTTACCCGTCGTGCCTTAGCGCATGGCAAGCTTGACCTCGCCGAGGCTGAGGCGGTCGCCGACCTCATCGCTGCGACCACTGCCACACAGCACAAGATGGCTATGGAGCAGCATACCGGCAGGCTCAGTCATCTGCTCAACGAGCTGCGAGCGACGCTCCTACGCTTTGCCGGTCTCCTCGAGCTGGAGCTAGACTTTAGCGAAGAGGATGTCGCCTTTGCCGATCGCTCCACTTTAGTTGAAACGTTAGCTACGATACAGCACCAGCTTCGTCTGCTCACGCAAAGCTTCAGCACCGGGCAAGAGCTCCAGCAGGGCATCCCGACCGCTATCATTGGCGCACCCAACGTAGGCAAGAGCAGTCTCCTCAACGCCCTCCTCCAGCACGAACGAGCTATCGTCAGCGACATCCCCGGCACCACCCGAGACACCGTCGAGGGGCGACTAACCATTCGCGGTACACTCTTCCGGCTCATCGACACCGCTGGCCTGCGCCAGACGACCGACCTCGTGGAGCAACTAGGCATCGAGCGCAGCTACCAGCAGATCTCCTCGGCACGGCTCATCCTTTGGGTTATCGCCCCGCCCCTACCCACGTGGGACGAGCTAGAGACACAGCTCGGTGAGATCCTTCCGCTCACCTCCCCCGATAGTACCCTCATGATCCTGCTCAACAAGCGAGATCTACTCACCGAGAGCGAGGTCACGGACTGGCTCAACCACTACTCCGACCAGTTACAGCGCATCACGGACAAACGGCACACCACCCCTCCGCTGGCTATCTCAGCACGAGCCGCTGAGGGCATCGAAGCTCTCGAAGAGCTGATGGTAACCACTGCCCAGCCCCTCCACAGCGATGAAGAGACCGTGATACTCTACAACCTACGCCACTACGAGGCGCTCACCAGGGCAAGTCATGCCTTAGAGTTAGTCTCCGAGGGACTCCACAACGGCTTGACCAGCGACCTCATCACCCCCTATCTCCGTGAGGCTATCGAAGAGATCGGCCTCGTCACAGGCGCCTCCATCACCTCCGACGAGGTGCTCGGCTACATCTTCTCCCACTTCTGCATCGGCAAGTAG
- a CDS encoding nitrous oxide-stimulated promoter family protein, giving the protein MGQGRIAEEQQVIRQMIQLYCRKKEGNETLCDSCRELLEYATRRLYRCRYGAAKPTCRKCPVHCYRPDMKARIQAVMRWAGPRMLFHHPLAAVKHLLREL; this is encoded by the coding sequence ATGGGCCAGGGACGTATCGCTGAGGAGCAGCAGGTCATTCGGCAGATGATCCAGCTCTACTGCCGGAAGAAAGAGGGTAATGAAACGCTCTGCGACAGTTGTCGCGAGCTACTCGAGTACGCCACACGGCGACTATACCGTTGCCGCTACGGTGCAGCGAAGCCGACCTGCCGCAAATGCCCCGTACACTGCTACCGACCCGACATGAAAGCCCGCATTCAGGCGGTGATGCGCTGGGCCGGTCCACGTATGCTCTTCCACCACCCCCTCGCCGCCGTCAAGCATCTCCTCCGCGAGCTCTAG
- the folK gene encoding 2-amino-4-hydroxy-6-hydroxymethyldihydropteridine diphosphokinase, which translates to MPTAYIALGSNLDEPRHQLLEAIRRMRLRGFQIYSIAPFVETHPVGFASEHLFLNSVVAVHTTATPAELLAQLQAIEREMGRLHKSHDGIYSDRVIDLDILLYDQCVVTTPELTIPHPRMCERAFVLQPLSYIAPELTIPTMGATVAQLLGALPS; encoded by the coding sequence ATGCCTACTGCTTACATAGCCCTCGGTAGCAACCTTGACGAGCCTCGTCATCAGTTGCTAGAGGCGATTAGGCGAATGCGCCTTCGTGGGTTCCAGATCTACAGTATAGCCCCCTTTGTAGAGACTCACCCCGTGGGCTTCGCTTCGGAGCATCTCTTCCTCAATAGCGTCGTGGCCGTTCACACGACAGCGACGCCAGCAGAGCTTTTGGCACAGCTTCAGGCTATCGAGCGTGAGATGGGGCGACTGCACAAGTCGCACGACGGCATCTACTCCGACCGAGTCATAGACCTAGACATCCTGCTCTACGACCAGTGTGTCGTGACCACGCCTGAACTCACCATCCCGCACCCTCGTATGTGTGAGCGAGCCTTCGTCCTGCAGCCACTCAGCTACATAGCACCTGAGCTCACCATCCCCACGATGGGAGCCACCGTGGCTCAGCTACTAGGAGCCCTGCCCTCATGA
- a CDS encoding nucleoside kinase — translation MENLSIYCPNLDEHLSVPPGATLYQVAQSYRNALGFEPVNARVNNLTVALDWRLRESCQVEFIGLTEESGRHTYLRSLCLLFAKALHDELPHYHLSVRHSLSGGYFSVVRCGDKGITEEQLAIVKRRIDHLIAEDLPFERRTVPAEEAVQIFTAMGEMDKVDLITSSGQPYVTYHYLDGYPDNYYGSLLLSTGQVQLYDLDPYLGGVLIRVPSTVKPTELTPFEPQQPMREVFDKQSRLLNLLDVSYVGSLNKAISTGHFSEIIQVAEAAQEKEIAAMATEIAEAYNKKGVRIILVAGPSSSGKTTFTKRLRLQLMANYLRPHQISLDNYFVARELTPLDDNGEYDYEHIEALDLELFASDLRRLLAGELVDMPLFDFTQGARVYQKELLQLGEGDLLLIEGIHALNPRLIPDDLQHLTYNIYISALTALGLDAHNRIPSTDIRLLRRMVRDHKYRGYSAIDTISRWRSVRDGEERWIFPYQQRANVLFNSALLYEVAVLKTLAERILYQVPACVKEYSEARRLLRFLEHVRPAPTDEIPSTSLLREFVGGSSFHY, via the coding sequence ATGGAGAATCTATCAATATATTGCCCCAATCTAGACGAGCATCTCAGCGTACCCCCTGGAGCCACACTTTATCAGGTAGCACAGAGCTACCGCAACGCTCTAGGCTTCGAGCCTGTCAATGCGCGTGTCAACAACCTCACCGTCGCCCTCGACTGGAGGCTCCGCGAGTCCTGTCAGGTTGAGTTCATCGGGCTCACCGAGGAGAGCGGCCGGCACACCTACCTGCGCTCCCTCTGCCTCCTCTTTGCTAAGGCACTCCACGATGAGCTACCGCACTACCATCTGAGCGTACGGCACTCCCTCTCGGGGGGCTACTTTAGCGTCGTCAGGTGTGGTGACAAGGGCATCACTGAGGAGCAGCTAGCCATCGTCAAGCGACGCATAGACCATCTCATTGCTGAGGATCTACCCTTCGAGCGTCGCACCGTACCAGCCGAAGAGGCGGTGCAGATATTTACTGCCATGGGTGAGATGGACAAAGTCGATCTCATCACCTCCAGCGGTCAGCCCTACGTCACCTATCACTATCTCGATGGGTATCCTGACAACTACTACGGCTCTCTGCTTCTCTCCACAGGACAAGTCCAGCTCTACGACCTCGACCCCTACCTGGGTGGTGTACTGATACGTGTACCCTCGACAGTCAAGCCTACAGAGCTGACACCCTTTGAGCCACAGCAACCGATGCGTGAGGTCTTTGACAAGCAGTCTCGTCTGCTCAACCTCCTCGACGTAAGCTATGTGGGTAGTCTCAACAAAGCAATCAGCACGGGACACTTCTCCGAGATCATACAGGTCGCCGAGGCTGCACAGGAAAAGGAGATAGCCGCCATGGCTACTGAGATCGCCGAAGCATACAACAAGAAAGGTGTGCGCATCATACTCGTGGCAGGACCCTCATCTTCGGGCAAGACCACCTTTACCAAGCGGCTACGCCTGCAGCTTATGGCGAACTACCTACGCCCGCACCAGATATCGCTCGACAACTACTTCGTAGCCCGTGAGTTGACTCCCCTAGATGACAATGGGGAGTACGACTATGAGCATATCGAGGCGTTAGACCTAGAGCTTTTCGCCAGTGATCTGCGTCGGCTCCTAGCGGGTGAGCTGGTCGATATGCCACTCTTTGACTTTACTCAAGGAGCTAGAGTGTACCAAAAGGAGCTCCTACAGCTTGGTGAGGGGGATCTGCTTCTCATCGAGGGCATTCATGCGCTCAATCCACGACTCATCCCCGATGACCTACAGCACCTCACCTATAATATATATATCAGTGCCCTGACCGCCCTCGGACTAGATGCACATAACCGCATCCCCAGTACCGACATACGCCTCCTCAGACGCATGGTGCGTGACCACAAGTACAGAGGCTACTCAGCCATTGATACCATCAGCCGGTGGCGCAGCGTGCGAGATGGTGAGGAGCGATGGATCTTCCCCTACCAGCAGAGAGCCAACGTACTCTTCAACAGTGCGCTTCTATACGAAGTTGCCGTCCTCAAGACCCTTGCCGAGCGGATCCTCTACCAGGTACCCGCCTGCGTCAAGGAGTACAGCGAGGCGCGCCGTCTGCTACGCTTCCTCGAGCACGTCAGGCCAGCACCCACCGACGAGATACCCTCCACCTCGCTCCTGCGCGAATTTGTCGGGGGCAGCTCATTTCACTATTAA